Proteins encoded within one genomic window of Nonomuraea gerenzanensis:
- a CDS encoding M4 family metallopeptidase — MSWRPITLAAALCAALFFPGVAVAEDPPPEVESRAGTQAPAEVRGLSEPAQAGDPVAAARAHLADPRYHLDPAELTPIQTVVDGRDETVRFAQRHRGLPVFGAHYLVHFRTDGGQREVVGAGGRFLTELSVDPAPSVTGDTAARIARGLMGRSHGVTRDLTARTGELVVVPRGAGVLAWHVVLSGRAAGRPLLLDAYVDARSGRPLFTVDRLRYEGPVQGSGRTAHGRDVTLEAYQRADGAYELRDRSRAMWNGTTGEILTYDARGGDVFDYLGSGIPPGTEPARSATPVFGPEHTVSGAVDAHWGAGQVYEFYRGLGRDGLDGQGGTMYSVVNVTIEGEPFANAFWDGTKMVYGGGGEEYHSFAASLDVVGHEMTHGVIEHSANLVYLGQSGAINEGLADYFGNAVQVDTLGIPMSDPDASLLGEGLCRTLPPAECAGRDLDDARVAGKDYLGVTVTFDNGGVHLNSTIFSGALWDVREQLGGEKADKLAYKALTEYMTPLDDFTDGRRAVESAARALGWSARDRLTVALAFERHGIRPGWERTIRTDSRVLIDNITDFNAIPDVAGDRYVVSNSSPDGAAPSWILTGRLRGGRPVTLSEGDRWNYYPATDGRQAVWASYDTAGTSFQIHARPLDASSPPRLVYQAPDLVTELDVAGDVIAWQIFEQAGGETEIWIKRGDAAPVKVTAAAGVSGYQPSLNGGKLAYLRAWEEGGAFHTTPAVYDVATGTEVVVPEVPGTGGLPSDSVLPVMLSRYVVWTVDTNADGRYGIMRAAADGTGTTPVVPDDSDAPQPVWFHASDSRVAIGAWPEGDTLENATLPKIYQAPLTGGPLQRYSCNRGLQDYFSVGEGGTIAWLDGTAGETDLVTRDRAAVRC; from the coding sequence GTGTCCTGGCGTCCCATCACTCTTGCCGCCGCGTTATGCGCGGCCTTGTTCTTCCCCGGTGTGGCAGTGGCGGAGGACCCGCCACCCGAGGTGGAGAGCCGGGCGGGCACCCAGGCCCCCGCCGAGGTGCGCGGCCTGTCCGAGCCCGCCCAGGCGGGAGACCCCGTCGCGGCGGCCAGGGCGCACCTGGCCGACCCGCGTTACCACCTCGACCCCGCCGAGCTCACCCCGATCCAGACCGTCGTGGACGGCCGGGACGAGACGGTCAGGTTCGCCCAGCGCCACCGCGGCCTGCCCGTCTTCGGCGCCCACTACCTCGTGCACTTCCGCACCGACGGCGGGCAGCGTGAGGTGGTCGGCGCGGGCGGCCGCTTCCTCACCGAGCTGAGCGTCGACCCGGCCCCGTCCGTCACCGGCGACACCGCCGCCAGGATCGCCCGCGGCCTGATGGGCCGCTCCCACGGCGTGACCCGGGACCTGACCGCCAGGACCGGTGAGCTGGTCGTGGTGCCGCGCGGCGCCGGCGTGCTCGCCTGGCACGTCGTGCTCAGCGGGCGCGCCGCCGGGCGTCCCCTGCTGCTCGACGCGTACGTGGACGCCCGCTCCGGCCGCCCCCTGTTCACCGTGGACCGGCTCCGGTACGAGGGCCCGGTGCAGGGCAGCGGCCGGACCGCCCACGGCCGTGACGTCACGCTCGAGGCCTACCAGCGCGCCGACGGCGCCTACGAGCTGCGCGACCGCTCCCGCGCGATGTGGAACGGCACCACCGGCGAGATCCTCACCTACGACGCCCGGGGCGGCGATGTCTTCGACTACCTGGGATCGGGCATCCCGCCCGGCACCGAGCCGGCCCGCTCGGCGACGCCCGTGTTCGGCCCCGAGCACACCGTGAGCGGCGCCGTGGACGCCCACTGGGGCGCCGGGCAGGTCTACGAGTTCTACCGGGGTCTGGGCCGAGACGGGCTCGACGGCCAGGGCGGCACCATGTACTCCGTCGTCAACGTCACCATCGAGGGCGAGCCGTTCGCCAACGCCTTCTGGGACGGCACCAAGATGGTCTACGGCGGCGGCGGCGAGGAATACCACTCCTTCGCCGCCAGCCTCGACGTCGTCGGCCACGAGATGACCCACGGCGTCATCGAGCACAGCGCGAACCTGGTCTACCTCGGCCAGTCGGGCGCGATCAACGAGGGCCTGGCCGACTACTTCGGCAACGCCGTCCAGGTGGACACGCTCGGCATCCCGATGTCCGACCCCGACGCGAGCCTGCTGGGCGAGGGCCTGTGCAGGACCCTGCCGCCCGCCGAGTGCGCCGGCCGCGACCTCGACGACGCCCGCGTCGCGGGCAAGGACTACCTCGGCGTGACCGTCACCTTCGACAACGGCGGCGTGCACCTCAACTCCACCATCTTCTCCGGCGCCCTGTGGGACGTCAGGGAGCAGCTCGGCGGCGAGAAGGCCGACAAGCTCGCCTACAAGGCGCTGACCGAGTACATGACGCCGCTCGACGACTTCACCGACGGCCGCCGCGCCGTCGAGTCGGCCGCCCGCGCCCTCGGCTGGTCCGCCCGCGACCGGCTGACGGTCGCGCTGGCGTTCGAGCGGCACGGCATCAGGCCGGGCTGGGAGCGGACCATCCGCACCGACAGCCGCGTGCTGATCGACAACATCACCGACTTCAACGCCATCCCGGACGTGGCCGGCGACCGCTACGTGGTCTCCAACTCCTCGCCCGACGGCGCCGCCCCGTCCTGGATCCTCACCGGACGCCTGCGCGGCGGCAGGCCCGTGACGCTGTCGGAGGGCGACCGGTGGAACTACTACCCGGCGACCGACGGCAGGCAGGCCGTCTGGGCGTCGTACGACACCGCGGGCACCAGCTTCCAGATCCACGCCCGCCCGCTCGACGCGAGCAGCCCGCCGCGCCTGGTGTACCAGGCACCCGACCTGGTCACCGAGCTGGACGTGGCCGGCGACGTCATCGCCTGGCAGATCTTCGAGCAGGCCGGCGGCGAGACGGAGATCTGGATCAAGCGCGGCGACGCCGCGCCGGTCAAGGTCACCGCGGCGGCCGGCGTCAGCGGGTACCAGCCGTCGCTCAACGGCGGCAAGCTCGCCTACCTGCGTGCCTGGGAGGAGGGCGGCGCCTTCCACACCACGCCCGCCGTCTACGACGTGGCGACCGGCACCGAGGTCGTCGTGCCCGAGGTGCCCGGCACCGGCGGCCTGCCCTCGGACAGCGTCCTGCCGGTCATGCTCAGCCGGTACGTCGTCTGGACCGTCGACACCAACGCCGACGGCCGCTACGGCATCATGCGCGCCGCCGCCGACGGCACCGGCACGACCCCTGTCGTGCCCGACGACTCCGACGCGCCGCAGCCCGTCTGGTTCCACGCCAGTGACTCCCGGGTCGCCATCGGGGCGTGGCCGGAGGGCGACACCCTGGAGAACGCCACCCTGCCGAAGATCTACCAGGCGCCGCTCACCGGCGGGCCGCTGCAGCGCTACTCCTGCAACAGAGGGCTGCAGGACTACTTCTCCGTCGGCGAGGGCGGCACGATCGCCTGGCTCGACGGGACCGCGGGCGAGACCGACCTGGTGACCCGCGACAGGGCCGCCGTGCGTTGCTGA
- a CDS encoding WD40/YVTN/BNR-like repeat-containing protein, producing MSDAVVAIGTRKGLFLARSTDGGPFRVEPIQFSTVAIPSVAIDTRGTTPRLLAGIEYGHFGPSVMYSDDLGATWHEAEQPPIAFPEKTGATLTRVWQLTPSPSEPDVVWAGVEPAALFRSEDRGVTYRLVEGLWEHPHREHWQPGGGGLCLHTIVTHPTDPERMAVAVSAAGFYRTADGGLSWEAANKNIRAPFMPEGQQYPEYGQCVHKVSMHPSRPERLYLQHHFGVYRSDDFGGSWHDIGSPLPSDFGFPIVVHPRLPDTVYVLPLTADIDRTPVGHRYQPHRSDDGGRTWQAFAKGLPEGPVHATVLRDAMTASEAGLFFGTRDGEVYGSRDDGETWSQVATHLPDVLTVRAAVL from the coding sequence ATGAGTGACGCAGTGGTCGCGATCGGCACCCGCAAGGGCCTGTTCCTCGCCCGTTCCACCGACGGCGGCCCCTTCAGGGTCGAGCCGATCCAGTTCTCCACGGTCGCGATCCCCTCGGTCGCGATCGACACCCGCGGCACCACCCCCCGGCTGCTCGCCGGCATCGAGTACGGCCACTTCGGCCCGTCCGTCATGTACTCCGACGACCTCGGCGCCACCTGGCACGAGGCCGAGCAGCCCCCGATCGCCTTCCCGGAGAAGACGGGGGCCACGCTGACCAGGGTCTGGCAGCTCACGCCTTCGCCGTCCGAGCCGGACGTGGTGTGGGCGGGCGTGGAGCCCGCCGCGCTGTTCCGCTCGGAGGATCGCGGGGTCACCTACCGGCTCGTCGAGGGGCTGTGGGAGCACCCGCACCGCGAGCACTGGCAGCCGGGCGGCGGCGGCCTGTGCCTGCACACGATCGTCACCCACCCCACCGACCCCGAGCGCATGGCCGTCGCGGTGTCGGCCGCCGGCTTCTACCGCACCGCCGACGGCGGGCTGTCGTGGGAGGCGGCCAACAAGAACATCCGGGCGCCGTTCATGCCGGAGGGCCAGCAGTACCCGGAGTACGGGCAGTGCGTGCATAAGGTGTCCATGCACCCGTCCCGGCCGGAGCGGCTCTACCTGCAGCACCACTTCGGCGTCTACCGCAGCGACGACTTCGGCGGGAGCTGGCACGACATCGGCTCGCCGCTGCCGTCCGACTTCGGGTTCCCGATCGTGGTGCACCCGCGGCTGCCCGACACGGTCTACGTGCTGCCGCTGACGGCCGACATCGACCGCACCCCTGTCGGCCACCGCTACCAGCCGCACCGCAGCGACGACGGCGGCAGGACCTGGCAGGCGTTCGCCAAGGGGCTGCCCGAGGGGCCGGTGCACGCCACCGTGCTGCGCGATGCGATGACGGCGTCGGAGGCGGGGCTGTTCTTCGGCACCCGCGACGGCGAGGTCTACGGCTCGCGCGACGACGGCGAGACCTGGTCGCAGGTCGCCACCCACCTGCCCGACGTGCTGACCGTGCGGGCGGCGGTGCTCTGA
- a CDS encoding ubiquitin family protein, protein MVSKPVTMVVFVLPSTLRRWVSGRTEVKVFAVGADRDSPPTLGSALDMLRRTHPMLEERLRDEYGRIRRHISMIVCGENAQGLGGLDCALPPGAEVYVLPALA, encoded by the coding sequence ATGGTCTCCAAACCGGTGACGATGGTGGTGTTCGTGCTGCCCAGCACGCTGCGCAGGTGGGTGAGCGGGCGCACGGAGGTCAAGGTGTTCGCCGTCGGCGCCGATCGCGACTCCCCGCCCACCCTGGGCTCGGCCCTCGACATGCTGCGGCGGACGCATCCGATGCTGGAGGAGCGGCTGCGCGACGAGTACGGGCGCATCCGCAGGCACATCAGCATGATCGTGTGCGGGGAGAACGCCCAGGGCCTCGGCGGGCTCGACTGCGCGCTGCCGCCGGGCGCCGAGGTGTACGTGCTCCCCGCGCTCGCCTGA
- a CDS encoding globin domain-containing protein, translated as MADKATAYFYGRLFAENPHLRGMFPPAMDVQRDRLFGALTRIVWSLDSPGSLAAFLGQLGRDHRKYGVVAEHYTAVGNALLATIRRFAADVWNHEIEAAWVSAYTAAANLMIESAESDAGVSPAWWLAEVIDHELRHRDIAVLTLRPTQRLPFTPGQYVNVQTARWPRVWRTFSIANAPRPDNTIRLHVRSVPGGWVSTTLIRHTRVGDTLMVGPPMGTMAPREHSVRDMLCVAGGTGLAPLKAIIESVIASGRRPNIHLLYGARTAGELYDLPDLIRMQSSFPWLRVLPVVSGQPSYDGMRGSLPQVMRRFHSWAEHDVYVCGPTSMVNETVRCLQIDGVPLARIHRDVIHGEH; from the coding sequence GTGGCGGACAAGGCCACGGCCTACTTCTACGGCCGTTTGTTCGCCGAGAACCCGCACTTGAGGGGCATGTTCCCGCCCGCCATGGACGTGCAGCGGGACCGGTTGTTCGGGGCGTTGACCCGGATCGTGTGGAGCCTGGACAGTCCCGGCAGCCTGGCGGCCTTCCTCGGGCAGCTCGGCCGCGACCACCGCAAGTACGGCGTGGTCGCCGAGCACTACACGGCCGTGGGCAACGCCCTGCTGGCCACGATCCGGCGGTTCGCCGCCGACGTCTGGAACCATGAGATCGAGGCGGCGTGGGTGTCGGCGTACACGGCGGCGGCCAACCTCATGATCGAGTCGGCCGAGTCGGACGCCGGGGTCTCCCCCGCCTGGTGGCTGGCCGAGGTCATCGACCACGAGCTGCGCCACCGCGACATCGCGGTCCTCACGCTGCGGCCCACGCAGCGCCTGCCGTTCACACCCGGCCAGTACGTCAACGTGCAGACGGCACGCTGGCCCCGCGTGTGGCGGACGTTCTCGATCGCCAACGCGCCGCGCCCCGACAACACGATCAGGCTGCACGTGCGCTCGGTGCCCGGCGGCTGGGTGTCGACCACGCTGATCAGGCACACCCGCGTCGGCGACACGCTCATGGTGGGCCCGCCGATGGGCACGATGGCCCCGCGCGAGCACAGCGTGCGCGACATGCTGTGCGTGGCGGGCGGCACGGGCCTGGCGCCGCTGAAGGCGATCATCGAGTCCGTCATCGCCTCCGGCCGCCGCCCCAACATCCACCTGCTGTACGGCGCCCGCACCGCCGGCGAGCTGTACGACCTGCCCGACCTGATCAGGATGCAGTCGTCGTTCCCCTGGCTGCGGGTGCTGCCCGTGGTCTCCGGCCAGCCCTCCTACGACGGCATGCGCGGCAGCCTGCCCCAGGTGATGCGGCGCTTCCACTCCTGGGCCGAGCACGACGTGTACGTGTGCGGGCCGACCTCCATGGTCAACGAGACCGTGCGGTGCCTGCAGATCGACGGCGTGCCCCTGGCGCGCATCCACCGGGACGTCATCCACGGCGAGCACTGA
- a CDS encoding alpha/beta hydrolase translates to MPLHPQAREYLARYPSDLNADLAALDLAAIQEMRAQDEFAAYRGPLTKLPFVRDEEAEGVPIRIYRADPGDAPLPVVVYFHGGGWVLGSVRRNDAAARDLAIRTRAVVVSADYRLAPEHPFPAAADDAWTVVRDIFARPAFYQSNGSVAVSGDSAGGNLAAVAAWQARDAGLRLAHQVLVYPVLDVAMDTPSYAEFAKGFGLDAAEMAWFARQYAPQADPADPRLSPLRLPDVSGLAPATVVTAGCDVLRDEGERYAARLAEAGVPVDVRRFDGAVHSFYVLPGLFDQAIEAREYVAERLREHL, encoded by the coding sequence ATGCCGCTGCACCCCCAGGCGCGGGAGTACCTCGCCCGGTACCCATCGGATCTGAACGCCGACCTGGCCGCGCTCGACCTGGCCGCGATCCAGGAGATGCGCGCGCAGGACGAGTTCGCGGCCTACCGAGGGCCGCTGACGAAGCTGCCGTTCGTGCGCGACGAGGAGGCGGAGGGCGTCCCCATCCGCATCTACCGCGCCGACCCGGGCGACGCCCCGCTGCCGGTCGTGGTCTACTTCCACGGCGGCGGCTGGGTGCTCGGCAGCGTCAGGCGCAACGACGCGGCCGCCCGCGACCTGGCCATCCGCACGCGGGCCGTGGTGGTGTCGGCCGACTACCGGCTGGCGCCCGAGCACCCGTTCCCCGCCGCCGCCGACGACGCCTGGACGGTCGTGCGCGACATCTTCGCCAGGCCCGCCTTCTACCAGAGCAACGGCAGCGTCGCCGTGAGCGGCGACAGCGCGGGCGGCAACCTGGCCGCCGTGGCCGCCTGGCAGGCCCGCGACGCGGGCCTGCGGCTGGCCCACCAGGTGCTCGTCTACCCGGTGCTGGACGTGGCCATGGACACGCCCAGCTACGCCGAGTTCGCCAAGGGCTTCGGCCTGGACGCCGCGGAGATGGCCTGGTTCGCCCGCCAGTACGCGCCGCAGGCCGACCCGGCCGACCCGCGCCTGTCCCCGCTGCGCCTGCCCGACGTGTCCGGCCTGGCCCCTGCCACCGTCGTGACCGCCGGCTGCGACGTGCTCAGGGACGAGGGCGAGCGCTACGCCGCCCGCCTGGCGGAGGCGGGCGTGCCGGTCGACGTGCGCAGGTTCGACGGCGCGGTGCACTCGTTCTACGTGCTGCCCGGCCTGTTCGACCAGGCGATCGAGGCCAGGGAGTACGTCGCCGAGCGGCTGCGGGAGCACCTGTGA
- a CDS encoding gamma-glutamyl-gamma-aminobutyrate hydrolase family protein, producing the protein MSRPLIGITAYFEAARWGDWVREAVLSPPSYAKAVGRAGGAPVVVPPLAPSAAEDYVRGLKGVVLAGGVELAAETYNGEQDERVCEPQAQRDRFELALARAAVRADIPVLAVARGMHVLNVAQGGTLIPWLPDVLDSDRHAEPDGGHTIQVSVSSKLGKAVGDRVETSAPHHQSVRRLGSGLLAVAWAEDQIVEGIELQGHRFGVGVQWHPERSGDNRLFDAFIEAAR; encoded by the coding sequence ATGTCCCGACCGCTGATCGGCATCACCGCCTACTTCGAAGCTGCCCGATGGGGCGACTGGGTGCGGGAGGCCGTGCTCTCCCCGCCCTCCTACGCCAAGGCGGTCGGGCGGGCAGGGGGCGCCCCCGTGGTGGTGCCGCCCCTGGCCCCCAGCGCCGCGGAGGACTACGTACGCGGCCTGAAGGGCGTCGTCCTGGCGGGCGGCGTCGAGCTGGCGGCCGAGACCTACAACGGCGAGCAGGACGAGCGCGTCTGCGAGCCGCAGGCCCAGCGCGACCGCTTCGAGCTGGCCCTGGCCAGGGCGGCCGTGCGGGCCGACATCCCGGTCCTGGCCGTCGCCAGGGGCATGCACGTGCTCAACGTCGCCCAGGGCGGCACGCTGATCCCGTGGCTGCCGGACGTGCTCGACAGCGACCGGCACGCCGAGCCCGACGGCGGCCACACGATCCAGGTCAGCGTCTCCAGCAAGCTGGGCAAGGCCGTCGGCGACCGGGTGGAGACCAGCGCGCCGCACCACCAGTCCGTACGCCGCCTCGGCTCCGGCCTGCTGGCCGTGGCCTGGGCGGAGGACCAGATCGTCGAGGGCATCGAGCTGCAGGGACACCGGTTCGGCGTGGGCGTCCAGTGGCATCCGGAAAGGAGCGGCGACAACCGCCTCTTCGATGCGTTCATCGAGGCGGCCCGCTAG
- a CDS encoding sialidase family protein, producing the protein MPSPARRRGIGGLVTVITATLLLSPSPSAAAAEAVPLTELGSDAYANAAAQYGTSAGPDTYQWGSTIVSAQQAGRFHDGGSSGITFATSTDGGATWAKGTLPGITTFGGGPHARVSDPSVAFDAAHGVWLVTSLALGDAGGVTGAAVLTSRSTDGGLTWSAPVTTATGGDLDKSWAVCDNGADSAFLGTCYAVFDDHGAGNAIKVARSSDGGLTWAVTGTSATGLGGQPVVRPNGAVVVPYLSDDGQIRSFRSRDGGASWSDSVLVAPVQRHTVAGGLRAAPLPSAEVDAAGTVYVVWQDCRFQVECAGNDIVLSRSADGTTWGEVLRVTEDGGDHFIPGLGVDRESSGKQARLALAYYRYPDAACAPGTCRLTVAYTSSANGGESWSPPLELHAGMAPDWLAGSTQGRTVGDYISTSVVPGGSAFPAFPVAGPPAAGAYNVRTHTVTGGLAITGGDPPTIAVEASVATGEPPAGTSPTAR; encoded by the coding sequence GTGCCATCACCCGCCCGGCGCCGAGGAATCGGCGGACTCGTCACCGTCATCACCGCGACCCTGCTGTTATCCCCGTCCCCCTCGGCCGCCGCGGCGGAGGCCGTGCCGCTGACCGAGCTGGGCTCCGACGCCTACGCCAACGCCGCCGCCCAGTACGGCACCTCGGCGGGGCCCGACACCTACCAGTGGGGCTCGACGATCGTCAGCGCGCAGCAGGCGGGCCGCTTCCACGACGGAGGGTCGTCCGGCATCACGTTCGCCACGTCCACGGACGGCGGCGCCACCTGGGCGAAGGGCACGCTGCCCGGGATCACGACGTTCGGCGGCGGCCCGCACGCGCGGGTCAGCGACCCGTCGGTGGCCTTCGACGCCGCGCACGGGGTGTGGCTGGTCACCTCGCTCGCCCTCGGCGACGCCGGCGGGGTGACCGGGGCGGCGGTGCTGACCAGCCGGTCCACCGACGGCGGCCTGACCTGGAGCGCGCCGGTCACCACCGCCACCGGCGGCGACCTGGACAAGAGCTGGGCCGTCTGCGACAACGGCGCGGACAGCGCGTTCCTGGGCACCTGCTACGCGGTGTTCGACGACCACGGGGCGGGTAACGCGATCAAGGTGGCCCGCTCGTCCGACGGCGGCCTGACCTGGGCCGTGACCGGCACCTCCGCCACCGGTCTCGGCGGGCAGCCGGTGGTGCGGCCGAACGGCGCCGTGGTGGTGCCGTATCTGAGTGACGACGGCCAGATCCGCTCCTTCCGCTCCCGCGACGGCGGCGCGAGCTGGAGTGACAGCGTGCTGGTCGCGCCCGTGCAGCGGCACACCGTGGCGGGCGGGCTGCGGGCCGCGCCGCTGCCGTCGGCCGAGGTGGACGCGGCCGGCACCGTGTACGTCGTCTGGCAGGACTGCCGCTTCCAGGTGGAGTGCGCGGGCAACGACATCGTGCTGAGCAGGTCGGCCGACGGCACCACGTGGGGCGAGGTGCTGCGGGTCACCGAGGACGGCGGCGACCACTTCATCCCCGGCCTCGGCGTGGACCGCGAGAGCTCCGGCAAGCAGGCCCGGCTCGCGCTGGCCTACTACCGCTACCCGGACGCCGCCTGCGCGCCCGGCACCTGCCGCCTCACCGTCGCCTACACCTCCTCCGCGAACGGCGGCGAGAGCTGGTCGCCGCCGCTGGAGCTGCACGCGGGCATGGCGCCGGACTGGCTGGCCGGCAGCACGCAGGGCCGCACGGTGGGCGACTACATCTCCACCTCGGTGGTGCCGGGCGGCAGCGCCTTCCCCGCCTTCCCGGTGGCGGGCCCGCCGGCCGCCGGCGCGTACAACGTGCGCACGCACACGGTCACGGGCGGCCTGGCGATCACCGGCGGGGACCCGCCCACGATCGCCGTCGAGGCGTCCGTCGCGACCGGCGAACCACCGGCGGGCACCTCCCCGACCGCCCGCTGA
- the thyX gene encoding FAD-dependent thymidylate synthase, protein MRTVEPEVFIVARPSLDYDELARYLREVGGESWLERLDRGDLDAQNLAEFAGRLCYRSFEPGLNPNVVRIRENQDDYLRNILASAHGSVLEHISFSFVLHNVSRVLTHELVRHRPGVAISQESLRFVRLDELPFWFPEWAQADEELMKRATAVLEQLEQFQLWMAGHFGLDEEGVPFSEKKHRTSFMRRFAPEGLATGLVWTANVRTLRHTIEARTAAGAEEEIRMLFQRIGELMRQEAPALFGDYVVEDGAWIPGWRKV, encoded by the coding sequence ATGCGCACAGTCGAACCCGAGGTCTTCATCGTCGCCCGTCCGTCGCTGGACTACGACGAGCTGGCCCGCTACCTGCGCGAGGTCGGTGGCGAGAGCTGGCTGGAGCGCCTCGACCGAGGCGACCTCGACGCCCAGAACCTCGCCGAGTTCGCCGGCCGGCTCTGCTACCGCTCCTTCGAGCCCGGCCTCAACCCCAACGTGGTCAGGATCAGGGAGAACCAGGACGACTACCTGCGCAACATCCTGGCCAGCGCGCACGGCTCCGTCCTTGAGCACATCAGCTTCAGCTTCGTGCTGCACAACGTCAGCCGGGTGCTGACGCACGAGCTGGTGCGGCACCGCCCCGGCGTGGCCATCTCGCAGGAGTCGCTGCGGTTCGTGCGGCTCGACGAGCTGCCGTTCTGGTTCCCCGAGTGGGCGCAGGCCGACGAGGAGCTGATGAAGCGGGCCACCGCCGTGCTGGAGCAGCTGGAGCAGTTTCAGCTGTGGATGGCCGGGCATTTCGGGCTCGACGAGGAGGGCGTGCCGTTCTCGGAGAAGAAGCACCGCACCTCGTTCATGCGCAGGTTCGCGCCGGAGGGTCTGGCGACGGGGCTGGTGTGGACCGCGAACGTGCGCACGCTGCGGCACACGATCGAGGCCCGCACCGCCGCCGGCGCGGAGGAGGAGATCCGCATGCTGTTCCAGCGCATCGGCGAGCTGATGCGCCAGGAGGCCCCCGCCCTCTTCGGCGACTACGTCGTGGAGGACGGGGCCTGGATCCCCGGCTGGCGCAAGGTCTGA
- a CDS encoding enoyl-CoA hydratase/isomerase family protein, with the protein MDAYTKLKLDTPAEGVLRVTISEPARLNAVDATAHRELGEIWRDADRDESVRAIVVRGEGRAFSAGGDLSMIEEMMRDHATRLRVFAEARDIVYNVLNCSKPVVSAIQGPAVGAGLAVALLADISVAGRTARIIDGHTRLGVAAGDHAAIIWPLLCGMAKAKYHLLLCEPVTGEQAERMGLVSLCVDDDEVHDKAMEIAVRLAAGAQEAIRLTKYSLNNWLRLAGPAFDASLAMEFLGFTGPDAGEGVRALREKRPPAFG; encoded by the coding sequence ATGGACGCCTACACCAAGCTCAAGCTCGACACCCCGGCCGAGGGCGTGCTGCGCGTCACGATCAGCGAGCCCGCCAGGCTCAACGCCGTCGACGCGACCGCCCACCGCGAGCTGGGCGAGATCTGGCGCGACGCCGACCGCGACGAGAGCGTGCGCGCGATCGTGGTCAGGGGAGAGGGCCGGGCCTTCTCGGCGGGCGGCGATCTGTCCATGATCGAGGAGATGATGCGCGACCACGCCACCCGGCTGCGCGTGTTCGCCGAGGCCCGCGACATCGTCTACAACGTACTCAACTGCTCCAAGCCGGTCGTCTCCGCCATCCAGGGCCCGGCCGTCGGCGCCGGGCTGGCGGTCGCGCTGCTGGCCGACATCTCCGTGGCGGGCCGCACCGCGCGGATCATCGACGGCCACACCAGGCTGGGCGTCGCGGCGGGCGACCACGCCGCGATCATCTGGCCGCTGCTGTGCGGCATGGCCAAGGCCAAGTACCACCTGCTGCTGTGCGAGCCCGTCACGGGCGAGCAGGCCGAGCGGATGGGGCTCGTCAGCCTGTGCGTGGACGACGACGAGGTGCACGACAAGGCGATGGAGATCGCGGTCAGGCTCGCGGCCGGCGCCCAGGAGGCCATCAGGCTCACCAAGTACTCGCTCAACAACTGGCTGCGCCTGGCCGGCCCCGCCTTCGACGCCTCGCTGGCCATGGAGTTCCTCGGATTCACCGGCCCCGACGCAGGTGAGGGCGTGCGCGCGCTGCGCGAGAAGCGGCCACCGGCATTCGGCTGA
- a CDS encoding helix-turn-helix domain-containing protein, producing the protein MGAVAVHEDSFGTLLRSWRQRRRVSQLDLAIEAEVSARHISFLETGRARPSREMVMKLAEELEVPLRHRNRLLVAAGFAPVYPEREVRAPEMEVVRQALDKILAGHEPYPAVVVDATWNLVAANSAAAMFMEGVPAELLQEPINVMRLSLHPQAMGGRLLNLAEVRAHLLHQLRRQAEMSGNGRLAELHDELAAYTYPGVDLNVAHVPGPADILVPLRIAAGDRVLSMFTTIATFGTPVDVTVSELAIETFWPSDEETAAAFGRA; encoded by the coding sequence ATGGGTGCTGTTGCCGTACATGAGGATTCTTTCGGTACGTTGCTGCGTTCGTGGCGGCAGCGCAGGCGGGTGAGCCAGCTCGACCTGGCCATCGAGGCCGAGGTGTCGGCCAGGCACATCAGCTTTCTGGAGACGGGCCGCGCCCGCCCGAGCCGCGAGATGGTGATGAAACTGGCCGAGGAGCTGGAGGTGCCCCTGCGGCACCGCAACAGGTTGCTGGTGGCGGCCGGGTTCGCGCCCGTCTATCCGGAGCGCGAGGTGCGTGCCCCCGAGATGGAGGTGGTCCGGCAGGCGCTGGACAAGATCCTGGCCGGGCACGAGCCGTACCCGGCGGTGGTGGTCGACGCGACGTGGAACCTGGTGGCGGCGAACTCCGCCGCCGCGATGTTCATGGAGGGGGTGCCCGCCGAGCTGCTCCAGGAGCCGATCAACGTGATGCGGCTGTCGCTGCATCCGCAGGCGATGGGCGGGCGGCTGCTGAATCTGGCCGAGGTGCGGGCCCACCTGCTGCACCAGCTGCGCAGGCAGGCGGAGATGTCCGGCAACGGGCGGCTCGCCGAGCTGCACGACGAGCTGGCCGCCTACACCTATCCCGGGGTGGACCTCAACGTGGCGCACGTGCCGGGGCCCGCCGACATCCTGGTGCCGCTGCGGATCGCGGCCGGGGACCGGGTGCTGTCGATGTTCACCACGATCGCGACGTTCGGCACGCCGGTGGACGTGACGGTGTCCGAGCTGGCCATCGAGACGTTCTGGCCGAGCGACGAGGAGACCGCCGCCGCGTTCGGCAGGGCCTGA